A region of the Zymomonas mobilis subsp. mobilis ATCC 10988 genome:
GGCAGTTTTGGATTGATCCTGCCCTGTCTTGTTTGGAATTGATGAGGCCGTTCATGACAACAGCCGGAAAAATTTTAAAACAGGCGTCTTCGGCTGCTTTAGGTCTCGGCTACGTTTCTACATCTGGTTCTGATTCCCGGTTTACCTTTTTCAAGGTGTCCCGTTCCTTTTTCCCCTTTTTGGAGGTTGGTTATGTCCTATAATCACTTAATCCAGAAACGGGCGTTTAGCTTTGTCCATCATGGTTGTTTATCGCTCATGATCGCGGCATGTTCTGATATTTTTCCTCTAAAAAAGATAAAAAGTCTTTTCGCTTCGGCAGAAGAGGTTCATCATGAACAAAAATTCGGCATTTTTAAAAATGCCTATAGCTAAATCCGGAACGACACTTTAGAGGTTTCTGGGTCATCCTGATTCAGACATAGTGTTTTGAATATATGGAGTAAGCAATGAGTTATACTGTCGGTACCTATTTAGCGGAGCGGCTTGTCCAGATTGGTCTCAAGCATCACTTCGCAGTCGCGGGCGACTACAACCTCGTCCTTCTTGACAACCTGCTTTTGAACAAAAACATGGAGCAGGTTTATTGCTGTAACGAACTGAACTGCGGTTTCAGTGCAGAAGGTTATGCTCGTGCCAAAGGCGCAGCAGCAGCCGTCGTTACCTACAGCGTCGGTGCGCTTTCCGCATTTGATGCTATCGGTGGCGCCTATGCAGAAAACCTTCCGGTTATCCTGATCTCCGGTGCTCCGAACAACAATGATCACGCTGCTGGTCACGTGTTGCATCACGCTCTTGGCAAAACCGACTATCACTATCAGTTGGAAATGGCCAAGAACATCACGGCCGCCGCTGAAGCGATTTACACCCCGGAAGAAGCTCCGGCTAAAATCGATCACGTGATTAAAACTGCTCTTCGTGAGAAGAAGCCGGTTTATCTCGAAATCGCTTGCAACATTGCTTCCATGCCCTGCGCCGCTCCTGGACCGGCAAGCGCATTGTTCAATGACGAAGCCAGCGACGAAGCTTCTTTGAATGCAGCGGTTGAAGAAACCCTGAAATTCATCGCCAACCGCGACAAAGTTGCCGTCCTCGTCGGCAGCAAGCTGCGCGCAGCTGGTGCTGAAGAAGCTGCTGTCAAATTTGCTGATGCTCTCGGTGGCGCAGTTGCTACCATGGCTGCTGCAAAAAGCTTCTTCCCAGAAGAAAACCCGCATTACATCGGCACCTCATGGGGTGAAGTCAGCTATCCGGGCGTTGAAAAGACGATGAAAGAAGCCGATGCGGTTATCGCTCTGGCTCCTGTCTTCAACGACTACTCCACCACTGGTTGGACGGATATTCCTGATCCTAAGAAACTGGTTCTCGCTGAACCGCGTTCTGTCGTCGTTAACGGCATTCGCTTCCCCAGCGTCCATCTGAAAGACTATCTGACCCGTTTGGCTCAGAAAGTTTCCA
Encoded here:
- a CDS encoding alpha-keto acid decarboxylase family protein, with product MSYTVGTYLAERLVQIGLKHHFAVAGDYNLVLLDNLLLNKNMEQVYCCNELNCGFSAEGYARAKGAAAAVVTYSVGALSAFDAIGGAYAENLPVILISGAPNNNDHAAGHVLHHALGKTDYHYQLEMAKNITAAAEAIYTPEEAPAKIDHVIKTALREKKPVYLEIACNIASMPCAAPGPASALFNDEASDEASLNAAVEETLKFIANRDKVAVLVGSKLRAAGAEEAAVKFADALGGAVATMAAAKSFFPEENPHYIGTSWGEVSYPGVEKTMKEADAVIALAPVFNDYSTTGWTDIPDPKKLVLAEPRSVVVNGIRFPSVHLKDYLTRLAQKVSKKTGALDFFKSLNAGELKKAAPADPSAPLVNAEIARQVEALLTPNTTVIAETGDSWFNAQRMKLPNGARVEYEMQWGHIGWSVPAAFGYAVGAPERRNILMVGDGSFQLTAQEVAQMVRLKLPVIIFLINNYGYTIEVMIHDGPYNNIKNWDYAGLMEVFNGNGGYDSGAGKGLKAKTGGELAEAIKVALANTDGPTLIECFIGREDCTEELVKWGKRVAAANSRKPVNKLL